TGAAATTCATTAAATTTATAAAATCCACTAATCCATGAAATTCTTTAATTCTCTAATTTTCAGTCCGGGACATTAAGATTGAACCACGCCTCCATCGAGCCGGCATCCTGTTCACTCTTTTTCGTACCCTTCACCGAGCGCTGGGCCATCGAGAGAGCCTTGGAGATGGCGGGAGAAGAGAGGGGCTGGGCTTTTTCCGTGCCGAGGGAATGGAGAAATTTCATGAACATTTCTGAGGTGAACCGCCGGATCAGGGGGTCTTCCAGATCGACATGGAAGGAAAGGGTTCCCTTTCCGACGTATTTCTCAAGGGCTTGAACCAGTTTCTCATCCCTGTCCCGCAGGGGATGACGCTCCAGGACAGCCACGTGGAGCCGGCTGAGCAGGTGGTCGTCCAGCTCGGTGGAAAAATCACGATGGGTCAACACCTGGACCAGGACCACAGCTGCCTGGTGGTCGGCATCGTGGCCATTTCCCAGGATTTTGGGGAGTTCTCCCACAGAGCCAGGGCGGGTGAAGTTTATGCGGCTGGGTTCTGTTGCGGTCAGGAATGCATCCAGAGTTTCCTGAAAGTGGGCGGTGACGACGACGGGTACGTCCATCGCCACATTGGCCCTGACTTCCTCCAGGATTCCCATGTGTTTGTCCTCCCGGGTCAGCCAGAGCTGATCTTCCAGCTGTTTTATCCGGAGAGTATGAAAGAGGGACATATCAGGATACGCTCACAGGGATGGGCATAAAGCTGATCAGGAAGACAACGAAGACCACGATAGCAAGAATTTTTCTCCGCAAATCCAGGGGGACGGGTTCATCCCACATCCGGGGGTGGCGGAGGCCGATAAAAATAAGAATAACGGCCCACAGCCACCAGCCCCACCAGAAGACACCCATGGCGACAAGAAAGATATAGAGCGGAAGAGCGAGACGATGCTGTCTCTTTCCTATGACGCTATACAGGATGTGCCCTCCATCCAGCTGTCCGAAGGGAAGGAGGTTAAGGCTTGTCGCCAGGAGTCCAACCCATCCGGCGAATGCCAGGGGATGGATCATGATCGTCATTCCCTCGGGGAGGGAATGAAAAAGATAGGACAGCCCGAGGAAGAGAAGAGGTGTCCCGAGCTGGAGGCTCTGCTCTGGAATGGCTGCGATGGGTGTGGGTGTGGAAAGGGCGATCCCGATAACCAGGAAGGGAAGGGTGGCCACGAATCCCGCAAGGGGGCCTCCGGCGCCGATATCGAAGAGCTGGCGCTTGGAGGGGATTGGTTCCTTGATTTTGATGAAGGCGCCCAGGGTTCCGATCCCGAACGGGACGGGGATAAAGTAGGGAAGCGTGGCATCGACCCGGTGGATCCGGCAGGCAAAATAGTGTCCCATTTCGTGGGCAAGGAGAATGAAAAGCGTGGGGAGAGAAAAGAGAAGTCCCCGGATCAGGTTCTCGGGGTGAATCAGCGCCATCCCCAGGCCGGAGAGAGTCTCGGCGTTTTCATAATCGGTGCCAAACCAGAGACCTCCGATCAGGGTCGTCGTGATCAGAGTGAGAAGGAGAAGTGCAATGTGGATGAAATAGCGATGCTGGAACCGTGGCGGCGGTTCAAGAAACCAGGGTGCTTCAGGCCAGTTCACGCAATTGTTTTCCAGGCTTGAACTTAACGGTTTTTCCTTCCGGTACCTCGACCTTTTCTCCGGTATTCAGATTCCAGCCCACTTTGGGCTGGCGGGTGTTTACCTGAAAAACGCCAAATCCGCGTATCTCAATCCGTTCACCTCTCAGAAGGGCATGTTTCATCCCTTCAAAGATAGTGTCCACGGCTTTCTTGGTCTGGTTGCGAGGCAGCCCTAAACGATCAACGATCGTGTTGACGATCTCTTTTCTTGTCATATAAGAACCTCCTGCGGATCTCTTTCATTATATGAGGGGGGGCGAAGGGAGTCAACTCCCCTGTTGTGTTCGATCTTCCACACTTCGGATAAAATCCCGGTTGATAAAAATGATTTCAGATTCGCAGAAGACAGGGAGAAATTGTCGCGTATCGTTCAGAAAATCACTCACCCGCGAATGCTGAACCTCACCGAAGATGTGAACCTGGCCATCAATGGAGTCGCCATTGAAGAGGTCGACACGAACCTCGGGAGAAGCTGTAGGTATCATGTCGTAATCTCCCCGCCGGGTCTCATCTTCCATGGGCGCCGTCAGGGTCACGATGAGCTTCTTACTGACAAGAATGTTCCGGTCGGTTGCCAGTACATGGACAGGGATGAAATATCGTTCGTCCTCGTTTAGAAATTCGTCCAGCGATTCCTGTCCGTCATGCTTGGAACTGGATTCTGCGAGGAAGACCGAACATTCCAGTCGTTGTGTCTCAGCCAGAACCAGCCTGACATCTACGCTTCGTTTGGGAACACGATAGATTTTTCGAGTATCCATGGGAATTCATAATACATGATTCATTCATGGCATACAACCATTCTGGAAGCCCTTTATACAAGGGGAAATTTTCCTGATAAGGTGATTATTGGATAGGTAATTAAAGTGATACTTGAACTATTGTTAACTTTGTGATACAAATAGTCTGTGCTGACAAATCGGAAAAAAAAGGAGCGTGCGTTTTACGTCTATCAGGTCTATGGAAAACAGGCCGCGGACGAGGCGCGCCACGCGTCGGCCATCATCTTCTATCGCAAGGCCCTGGAACTTGATCCCAGCAACATCGGCCTCCTGCTGAAAATCGCGGATTTGTACAGGATCACGGGAGAAAGGGAGTCTTCCCTGGAGACGTACCGGCGTGTGCTGCGTCTCTCCGGATGGGGGTCATCCGTCGAGGCCGAAACGGCACGACGGGCCATTCACAAGCTTACAGGGGATAGGGTCCTGTCACCGGGCGCAGCCTAGGTTCCACCTTACCTGTTCCCTCCAGAATTACATATCGAACCCAGCAGGCTTCCGGTGTCGTCCAGTGGGAAAGCTCCGGGAAGGGACCGGTTTCCAGGGGCGGTTGTGCAAGAGCCGCTTCCAGCGTTTCTCCCCAGGAGAGCCTGAAAGGATCGGAAGTACGGATTTCAGGGTACCCAAACGTGGCCGACCCAAAATCGTAGAGGGTACGGTTCCCGCGGCGCTCGGTCGTGACAGGATTCAGGACAGGCCCCCCGGCATAGGTCGGGAAGAGCGGTTTTTCACCGGGCCGGGAGATGTCCGTAAGATAAGGAAGGGGCGGGACACCAAGGGTACGGATCCCAAGGGGGCCTTCGGAACTGGATACGGTCCATGATCGGCCCGATCGAAGCTCCTCTCCCCTCCATCCCGCAGGGTGTGGATTGCAGAGCAGATATCCGAATCCGTCGGGGGAGGGGATCACGACCCGCAGGATATGGGTTCCGGAAGAGAGGATGGGATCCAGAACGTAGATGTCATCCTGGTCCCAGCCTCCGCCGATCCGCGTGTCATCCAGATAGAGAAGATAAGATGGAAAGGCATGAACATAAAGGGTCATGGGAGGAATCGGGTCCTGGAGCGTGAAGGTCTTTTCAAAGGTGAGGATTTCGGGCGTTCCGGTGGGGACCTTGCCTTCCCGCCAGATCAATGTCGCGCCTCCTGTGTAAGGGGCCATCCGCGGAGCCGTGGCACGGGAAAGGAAAACGAAGATCACCGCAACGGTAAGAATCCCGCTCCACAGGAGGAGGGTATGCGGGAAATGAGGCTTAAAACCTTCCAAGGGATCCTTCCCGTCTTGCCCGGTTGATGGAGGCATTGAAGAGTGCCATGCCGATGCAGGAGAAGACAACTGTGAAAAGGAGCAAATAGAGCAGGTCCGGGATGACCTCCGAAAAAGCCATGCCGTTGAGGAAGCACCCCCGGAGGATATGGAGAGCGCGTGTCATGGGCATCCACTCTGCCGTCGACTGAAGCCAGGGCGGGAGGATATCAACGGGAAAGAAAACAGTTCCCAGGAGGGCCTGCATCGTCGTGATCAGGAAGTTGAAGGGATTTCCCTTCTGAAAGAGGATCACGGCACTTGCGCTCAGGCTCCCCAGGGCGGCGAAGGTCGTGGCGGTGAGGAGTAGGCCGAGAATCAATCCGATCCACGATCCTGTGTCAATGGTAAATCCGCCGAGAAATGCTGCAAGGAATATGAAGGCTGCAGCATTGATCGACGCATTCAGCATGTCTGCCAGCGTACCGCCAAAGAGGAGATAGGATGGTGGTGTCGGTGTGGCCAGGACACTTTCCAGGGTCCCGGTCACCTGTTCCTCACGCATCCTTCCCGCCGTACCGTACAGGAGGGTGGTCAGAAAGCCCTGAATGGCGATGCCGACAATGACATACTCGAAGTATCCCGGATGCGAAGGTTCAAGCAGGCGGGATAGAAAGTACCAGAGGGAGACGGTAAAGAGAATCCCTGCAAACCGCATGAGAAATTCAGCCCTGTAGGAAAACATGACCTGGAGGTCTTTACGGGTAAGGGCGACAATCTTAGAGCGCCTCAACGTGGCCTCCCTCGATTTTCAGAACACGGTCGGAAAGGGACATCAGGGCGTCTTCGCGGGGAAATGCCATGACAACCGTGGCGTGGTTTCGATGGGCACCATGAAGCCAGCGGGTAAGGCTCTCTGCTCCCTCCGTGTCCAGGCTCCGGGTCGGTTCATCCAGCAGATACAGGGATCCACGGGCAGATAAGGCCCGGGCCAGTGCGACACGCTGTTTCTGCCCCGAAGAAAGGGCTCCGAACCGGCGGTTCAGGAGCGGGTGAAGTCTGAGAAGGTCAAGGAGCTCAGGATCCAATGACCCGTCCATCAATGTGGCGAAGAGCTTCAGGTTGTCCCGGACCGTGAGCCTGTGGTAGAAGCTGCGCTCATCCGGAGCCAGATAGTGGACCCGGGTTCGTACGGGTTGTTGTTCGTCGGGTAATCGATGACCGGCGACCATTACGGATCCCTCATCGTGAAAGAGAAGGCCAGCCAGAATTTTCATGAGGGTGGTCTTTCCCGAACCGTTTGCTCCAATAATGGAAAGGGTTTCCCCTTCCCGGATTTCGAGATTTACATCCGTAAGGGCCTGCACCGGAGTGCGGGACATCTCCCAGACCTGCCACCAGCGGCGGGCCCGGAATGTCTTGCCCACCCCGCGGAGGTCCGCAACGTTCATATCAGATGCCGCGGGTGGTCCGGTAGCGGCGAAGGATCGGTTCCAGGGCGGAGAGTGTTTCCTGAGGGACCAGGGAGAGATCGGTCACGATGGACGTGTCCAGGACCGACGCACATTCGCAGTTCCTGGATTGGTTTGCCAGCCTGGCGACGCTCTTCCGGACAATGGACTGCGCCATGGCGGCATTTTCCCGCAGGACTTCCAGGACATGGGTCCCCGTCACATCCTCGGTTCCTTCCCGCCAGCAGTCATAGTCGGTGACCATGGCAATCGTGGCGTAACACATCTCCGCTTCCCGGGCCAGCTTGGCTTCCTGGAGGTTCGTCATCCCGATGATGTCCATGCCCCAGGAGCGGTACACAAAGGATTCGGCCCGGGTGGAGAAGAGGGGCCCTTCCATGCAGAGGTAGGTCCCTCCCCGATGGACGGTGGCTCCGGCTTCCCGTGCGGCATCGCTCGCGGTGGAAAGCAGGTCGCTGCAGATGGGATGGGCAAACGCCACATGAGCTACGATACCGTTCCCGAAAAAGGTGTCCACGCGATGACGGGTCCGGTCGAAGAACTGGTCCGGAAAGACCACGTGGCGCGGTGCGTATTCCTCACGAAGGCTTCCTACGGCGGAGACAGAGAGAAGCCGTTCCACGCCCAGTGACTTGAACCCGTAAAGGTTGGCCCGAAAGTTCAGCTCGGAGGGCAGGATTTTATGACCCACGCCGTGCCGGGGAAGGAAGACCACGGGAATATCATCCAGACGGCCGATAACGTAAGCATCAGATGGAGGGCCGAAGGGGGTCTGGAGTGTTTCGGTACGGTCGATGACCATGCCTTCCATGGCATAGAGACCTGAGCCTCCGATAATACCGATGGGGTCCGGATTACTCATTGGACGACCTCCTGAATGGTTTTTGCAAGCTCAAGGGCCTGGCCGGCCTTGACCCCGTCGACGAGCGGTTTGCGTCCCGTTCTGCAGGCTTCCAGGAAATCCGACAGCTCGCTCACGAGGGGCTCGCTCATTTCTATGACCGGTTTTTCCTCCTCGATGGCGGGACCGTCGGGACTCTGGGCCAGTCGGTACCCCTTCCAGGTTTTCTCGGCGTAATCTACAGATACATAGGCGGATCCGTGGAAGACTCGAAGCTTTCGGATCCTCGTTTCCGAGACCCGGGATGCCGTGATGTGGGCCATGAAGCCGCTGGGGAAGGTCAGGTGAGCCGTCGCCATGTCCACGCGGGGAGAGAGAACGGGAATACCGAGAGCCTTGATGTCTTCAGGCATGGATCCCGCCAGCTCCACGACGATCTGGAGATCATGGATCATGAGATCGAGGATGACATCGATATCCAGGCTTCTCCGCGTGAAGGGGGAGAGCCTTTCAATCACGGCGTACTTTGGTCGGGTCACGGTGGTAAGGAGGTGGCGGACCACCGGGTTGTGCCGTTCCACGTGTCCAACGGCCAGGACACGCTTCGTCCGGTCCGCAAGCTCCGTCAGCTTGTGAGCCTCTTCCACCGTTTCCGTGATCGGTTTTTCCACGAGTACGTGGCATCCAGCCTCCATGGCCCGGCTGGCCACGGAATAGTGGTGAATCGTGGGCACGGCCACAACGACCGCGTCACAGGCCGAGAAGAGGTTGTCCAGATCCGGGTAAAAGGCCACTTCCGACGATTCAGCCATGGACCGGCCGTGGTCGGGGTTGGCGTCGTGGATCCCTACAAACGGGGGATTCAGCTCTTTGAGAATCCGGAGATGATTTTTTCCGAAGCTTCCGCAGCCGACTAGACCCGTGCGGATCATCTTGCAATGACTCCCCGCTCCGATGTGCGGACAAAGTCGATCAGAACCGCAGCGTCGGGATTCTTCCCCATCTCCGCCTCGACTTCCGGCAGGGCTTCGCCCAGGCTCCTTTTGGTCAAAAAGAGAAGACGAAAGGTTCGCTTCAGAGCCGCAATGGCGTCTTCTGAAAATCCCTTCCTCTGGAGGCCGATCGTGTTGATTCCATAAACTCTGGCCGGTCTTGATCCCACGGTTTTGCAGTAGGGAAGGACGTCCTGGGTCGCCACGGTAAAGCCCCCCAGGTAGGCGTAGGCGCCCACCCGGCAGAATTGATGAACGGCACAGAAGGCGCCGATGGTGGCATGGTCTCCCACGGTGACATGACCGGCGAGGGTGCCGGCATTGGCAAAGATCACGTGATCCCCCACATGGCAATCGTGGGCTATGTGGCTGTAGGCCATGTAAAGGCCGTGACTCCCCACGCTGGTCAACCCTCCTCCGTGGCCCGTTCCCCGGTGGATCGTCACAAATTCACGGATGACGTTATGGTCTCCGATCACGCAGCGTGTTTCCTCTCCTTTGAACCGGAGATCCTGGGGAGGGAGACCGATGGTGGTCGGGCCATAGATGATGTTGTCTCTGCCGATTTCGGCTCCCTTTCCCGCGTGAACGCCCTGGATGAGTTGAGTACCGGCTCCAATCTTCACACCTTCTTCGATGATGCAGAAGGGACCGACAGTCACGCTTTCATCAAGCTGTGCCGACGGATGGATGACGGAACTGGGGTGAATTGTGGTCATATACGTTCTCCAACCATGGATAGAAATTCCGCTTCTGCAACAAGCTTCCCGTCGACCCTGGCTTCGGCCTTCAATTTGGCGGTGGAGGCGCGGCGCTTGAGAACCGTGGCCTCCATGACGAGCTGATCGCCGGGAACGACTTTCTGACGAAACCGGGCATTGTCAATCCCGAGAAAGTAGATCAGGCTGTTTTGAAATTCGTGTTGAAGGTTGTACATGAGGCATCCGCCCACCTGGGCCATGGCCTCAAGGATCAGGACCCCGGGCATGACGGGAGCGCCGGGAAAATGTCCCTGAAAGAACGGTTCGTTAAAGGTGACATTCTTAATGCCGACGACGCGCTCGCCCTCCATCTCGATAATCCGGTCCACCAGGAGAAAGGGGTACCGGTGAGGAAGCACTTCAAGAATCTTCTCGATCCGAAGTTCCATCTGTCTCTCCTTTCAAAGCTTTGATCGTTCGGGGGAGCCGCTGCAGGGTGGCAAGTTCTTTCAGCCACTGGTGGTGATCCCTCGATGGGAATCCGGACACAGTTTTTCCGTCGGGAACATCCCGCGTCACTCCGGTCCTGGCCGTCACGGTGACCCTGTTCCCGATCTTGATATGTCCCACGGCACCCGACTGCCCCGCGAATACGCAGTAGTTGCCAATCCGCGTGCTTCCGGAGATCCCGACCTGGGCCACGAAAACAGAGTGGCGGCCGATCTGGACATTGTGGGCGATCTGCACCAGATTATCGATCTTGGTTCCCTGTCCGATCGTGGTAGGTGTCAGGGTCCCGGCATCCACGGTCGAATTGGCTCCAATTTCCACGTCATCTTCGATCACAACGCCGCCAACCTGGGGGATCTTGTGATAAGCACCTTCGTGGAATGCGAAGCCGAATCCATCACTTCCGATCACGGTACCCGCCTGCAGGATGACGCGATTACCGATCCTGCAGCGGGGATAGATCGTCACGTTCGGATAGACGATGACGTCTTCTCCCAGCGTGGTGGGGCCCATGATGGCTGCACCAGGATGAATGACCGTTCTTGGCCCAATGACGACTCCAGATCCGATGACGGCTCCGGAGCCAATGAAGGCAGACGGATCAACTCTGGATTCCGGGTCCACGGAAGCACCGGGATGGATCCCGGGCCGGGGTGGGGCTTCCTTCCGGAAGAGAGGTATGACCCGGGAAAGTGCCCAGTACGGATCGGAATGCCGGATGAGAATCTTGCCTTCTAGGGATACATCCTCATGGCACAGGAGCGCGGGAGCCGGCGAGCTCGAGGCTTCCCTTGCGTATTTGGGGTTCGTCAGGAAGGAAAGATCCCGGGGGCCGGCGGTCTCCAGCGTTGCAATATTCTCAAGCTGAAAAGCGTCATCCCCCGATACGGACCCGCCGATCAGGTCGGCAACCTCGCGAACCGTAGGCATTATTTTGCAGGCGGCGGAATGTTGATCTGCGTATTGAAGCGTCGGAGAACGTCCTCGGTAATGTCCACCGCTTCCGAGGCATAGACAAGGCCGCTGTTGAACTTGTTAAAGATCAGGGAGTAATTGCCTTCGCGGCCGACTTCCTCGATGATGGGCATGATCTTCTTCTCAAGCTTCTTCAGCTCTTCCGACCGTGCATTTTCCATTTCCCTCTGCGTGTCGTCTTTGAAGCGCTTGTAAGAAATGTTCTTGTCTTCGTATTGTTTGCGGAGTTCGGCAAGCTTTTCTTCGGAGAGGACATATTTCTGATCCGACATCATCTTTTCCAGGTTGGAAAGGTCTGTTTCGTACTTTTTGGCTTCCTCGGCCTTCTTCCTTCCCATCTCCTGAAGATTCTGGAAGGCTTCCTTGCCGGCGGAAGACTCCAGGACTACCCGGTCGACGTCGATGACGGCCATCTTTGTGGGCATTTGCTGGGCCGTAAGGATGCAGGGGATCGCCATTAAAAGTGCCAGGGATAAAATGAACCGCTTGTACATGTAAACCTCCTCGTTCATCTATGATGTTCTAAAAGTTAGTACCGATCGTAAATTGAAAATCACTGCGGGATTCTCCCGGTTCCGGGTCCAGATTTATACCGTAAATGAACCGGAGGGGAGCCATAAAGGCAGGGATGAAGATACGCATTTCCGCACCGGTCGA
The sequence above is a segment of the Thermoanaerobaculia bacterium genome. Coding sequences within it:
- a CDS encoding site-2 protease family protein, producing MNWPEAPWFLEPPPRFQHRYFIHIALLLLTLITTTLIGGLWFGTDYENAETLSGLGMALIHPENLIRGLLFSLPTLFILLAHEMGHYFACRIHRVDATLPYFIPVPFGIGTLGAFIKIKEPIPSKRQLFDIGAGGPLAGFVATLPFLVIGIALSTPTPIAAIPEQSLQLGTPLLFLGLSYLFHSLPEGMTIMIHPLAFAGWVGLLATSLNLLPFGQLDGGHILYSVIGKRQHRLALPLYIFLVAMGVFWWGWWLWAVILIFIGLRHPRMWDEPVPLDLRRKILAIVVFVVFLISFMPIPVSVS
- a CDS encoding OmpH family outer membrane protein, coding for MYKRFILSLALLMAIPCILTAQQMPTKMAVIDVDRVVLESSAGKEAFQNLQEMGRKKAEEAKKYETDLSNLEKMMSDQKYVLSEEKLAELRKQYEDKNISYKRFKDDTQREMENARSEELKKLEKKIMPIIEEVGREGNYSLIFNKFNSGLVYASEAVDITEDVLRRFNTQINIPPPAK
- a CDS encoding Gfo/Idh/MocA family oxidoreductase: MIRTGLVGCGSFGKNHLRILKELNPPFVGIHDANPDHGRSMAESSEVAFYPDLDNLFSACDAVVVAVPTIHHYSVASRAMEAGCHVLVEKPITETVEEAHKLTELADRTKRVLAVGHVERHNPVVRHLLTTVTRPKYAVIERLSPFTRRSLDIDVILDLMIHDLQIVVELAGSMPEDIKALGIPVLSPRVDMATAHLTFPSGFMAHITASRVSETRIRKLRVFHGSAYVSVDYAEKTWKGYRLAQSPDGPAIEEEKPVIEMSEPLVSELSDFLEACRTGRKPLVDGVKAGQALELAKTIQEVVQ
- a CDS encoding ABC transporter permease, translating into MRRSKIVALTRKDLQVMFSYRAEFLMRFAGILFTVSLWYFLSRLLEPSHPGYFEYVIVGIAIQGFLTTLLYGTAGRMREEQVTGTLESVLATPTPPSYLLFGGTLADMLNASINAAAFIFLAAFLGGFTIDTGSWIGLILGLLLTATTFAALGSLSASAVILFQKGNPFNFLITTMQALLGTVFFPVDILPPWLQSTAEWMPMTRALHILRGCFLNGMAFSEVIPDLLYLLLFTVVFSCIGMALFNASINRARREGSLGRF
- a CDS encoding ABC transporter ATP-binding protein, whose translation is MNVADLRGVGKTFRARRWWQVWEMSRTPVQALTDVNLEIREGETLSIIGANGSGKTTLMKILAGLLFHDEGSVMVAGHRLPDEQQPVRTRVHYLAPDERSFYHRLTVRDNLKLFATLMDGSLDPELLDLLRLHPLLNRRFGALSSGQKQRVALARALSARGSLYLLDEPTRSLDTEGAESLTRWLHGAHRNHATVVMAFPREDALMSLSDRVLKIEGGHVEAL
- the fabZ gene encoding 3-hydroxyacyl-ACP dehydratase FabZ — encoded protein: MELRIEKILEVLPHRYPFLLVDRIIEMEGERVVGIKNVTFNEPFFQGHFPGAPVMPGVLILEAMAQVGGCLMYNLQHEFQNSLIYFLGIDNARFRQKVVPGDQLVMEATVLKRRASTAKLKAEARVDGKLVAEAEFLSMVGERI
- a CDS encoding HU family DNA-binding protein, which gives rise to MTRKEIVNTIVDRLGLPRNQTKKAVDTIFEGMKHALLRGERIEIRGFGVFQVNTRQPKVGWNLNTGEKVEVPEGKTVKFKPGKQLRELA
- the mtnP gene encoding S-methyl-5'-thioadenosine phosphorylase is translated as MSNPDPIGIIGGSGLYAMEGMVIDRTETLQTPFGPPSDAYVIGRLDDIPVVFLPRHGVGHKILPSELNFRANLYGFKSLGVERLLSVSAVGSLREEYAPRHVVFPDQFFDRTRHRVDTFFGNGIVAHVAFAHPICSDLLSTASDAAREAGATVHRGGTYLCMEGPLFSTRAESFVYRSWGMDIIGMTNLQEAKLAREAEMCYATIAMVTDYDCWREGTEDVTGTHVLEVLRENAAMAQSIVRKSVARLANQSRNCECASVLDTSIVTDLSLVPQETLSALEPILRRYRTTRGI
- the lpxD gene encoding UDP-3-O-(3-hydroxymyristoyl)glucosamine N-acyltransferase codes for the protein MPTVREVADLIGGSVSGDDAFQLENIATLETAGPRDLSFLTNPKYAREASSSPAPALLCHEDVSLEGKILIRHSDPYWALSRVIPLFRKEAPPRPGIHPGASVDPESRVDPSAFIGSGAVIGSGVVIGPRTVIHPGAAIMGPTTLGEDVIVYPNVTIYPRCRIGNRVILQAGTVIGSDGFGFAFHEGAYHKIPQVGGVVIEDDVEIGANSTVDAGTLTPTTIGQGTKIDNLVQIAHNVQIGRHSVFVAQVGISGSTRIGNYCVFAGQSGAVGHIKIGNRVTVTARTGVTRDVPDGKTVSGFPSRDHHQWLKELATLQRLPRTIKALKGETDGTSDREDS
- the lpxA gene encoding acyl-ACP--UDP-N-acetylglucosamine O-acyltransferase, translating into MTTIHPSSVIHPSAQLDESVTVGPFCIIEEGVKIGAGTQLIQGVHAGKGAEIGRDNIIYGPTTIGLPPQDLRFKGEETRCVIGDHNVIREFVTIHRGTGHGGGLTSVGSHGLYMAYSHIAHDCHVGDHVIFANAGTLAGHVTVGDHATIGAFCAVHQFCRVGAYAYLGGFTVATQDVLPYCKTVGSRPARVYGINTIGLQRKGFSEDAIAALKRTFRLLFLTKRSLGEALPEVEAEMGKNPDAAVLIDFVRTSERGVIAR